A region of Hippoglossus stenolepis isolate QCI-W04-F060 chromosome 7, HSTE1.2, whole genome shotgun sequence DNA encodes the following proteins:
- the cdhr2 gene encoding cadherin-related family member 2, with product MEGIPGSILLLCLISLTYANTSPTIHKFTYNLCEDIPKDGYAFTINATDAENANLTYSLTGPNAFYFRVGKHTGIVELELPLNTEGSLTLGVLVSDGPNKTPGELTLLLMEANNNKPIFQEASYDEVIPENTIVGTPLFKVRAVDPDTSSAGIVYYSIDQVTPNEGSSVFSIGNISGEVKLAGPLNYTSLSSFYRLKIKATDGGGRCYYNETKYFSSVVYSFISVEDVADLDPQFIGVPYLGRVEENYPVDTSVFKVIAIDQDIGINDVINYSIENSTTAGLFKISSNNGIISVMSPIDRELVGDTVTLTVKATESKPNIHGSQASTTANVLISIIDVNDNGPEFYKCEGLSCVKASHFTGEVFEHALGSVSINMTVKDPDKMSRTKLILEGIDKDVFSVEPQYTSSDSIVQLLVKQPKLLDFEEIKQIVLQVTAIDEDKPTFHSTATVTISIKDTNDNSPKFPQDTYKLNVSEHSQNGTIVANITAEDPDTMDQGNITYRLLPDSIRLYFDVEPQTGTIYVKNATLLDREVRSLYSATLEARDTDGKPGNTVLEITVTDINDQKPVFNRDSYLVFVEEGGQLEVKIEATDADDSDTENSQIVYGIMQSRYSDNFTINTNTGVLKNNGELDREVLDPKLNGRIELNVTATDKGTPPLSSMVPVIINVEDINDNVPQFEAVSYNFSVKEGERGAYVGSVYAEDLDQTTDFNRISFSIIEGSFGSFIIHTFADERGYRGNITVDPDIELDYESARKQFRLRVEAIDFEQKKAVTTVEVYVLDVNDERPEFTPTVPVTVKENTTVSGAVGSFTGQDKDGNHSLVYELESIKCRCNGSLIPCSWFILDPTGEVRLNLSYTVDYEQCDQAVIEVQVVDEFTEKGENNSVKTGQMVINIEDINDNAPEFIPSNSVFVVVSESASKGTSVAGVTAIDGDSGVNRQIDFKVTAVQFEDTNNHTSNIRMLFEAVTTQQKDIYVGIIQTTEGLEMSLKGKYLVTVTATDTGGLSSSIILEIFSVDESYKVELQFTRTVEQVEQDRDKIIRALTAATNAAVEVVAIRPDTGDTSRASPITVMVVYFVYSNGTALTSNEVERMVSGPQHYPVLADLGLRYIGQPIVIQPEVDPVKYILLGMVGGLIIMLAVLTTSLMCTRRSYRRKLKAAKAMNSASMVTSDNQKGGAVVPGTNKYTMEGANPVLNLHMVLDLDEASSDVDKVSLNSLDYTDDMDLPGNHIKTNMLMIEEEEEEEEEDSGPPEYIEPLGAALAQRGQKRDQPQMGFSNPAFSTTDL from the exons ATGGAGGGGATCCCAGGAAGTATTCTACTGTTGTGCCTTATCAGCTTAACATATG CTAATACCAGTCCTACAATCCACAAGTTTACTTACAATTTGTGTGAAGACATCCCCAAAG ATGGCTATGCGTTTACTATAAATGCAACAGACGCAGAAAATGCTAACCTGACTTATTCACTCACTGGGCCCAATGCTTTTTACTTCCGTGTCGGCAAACACACTGGGATTGTAGAACTCGAACTTCCGCTAAATACCGAG GGTAGTCTAACTCTTGGAGTTCTTGTCTCTGATGGTCCAAATAAG ACACCAGGAGAGTTAACTCTACTATTGATGGaggccaacaacaacaaacccatATTCCAGGAGGCTTCATATGATGAAGTGATTCCAGAA AATACCATTGTAGGCACACCATTGTTTAAGGTGCGGGCTGTGGATCCAGATACTTCATCTGCTGGTATTGTTTATTACAGCATTGATCAA GTTACTCCAAATGAAGGATCAAGTGTGTTCAGCATCGGAAACATAAGTGGTGAAGTCAAATTAGCAGGACCTCTGAATTATACTTCACTAAGCAGTTTCTATCGTCTTAAGATCAAAGCAACA gATGGTGGGGGCCGGTGTTAttataatgaaacaaaatatttctcCAGTGTTGTTTATTCCTTCATTTCGGTTGAGGACGTCGCAGATCTCGACCCACAGTTCATCGGTGTTCCCTATTTAGGGAGAGTTGAGGAGAACTATCCGGTG gACACATCTGTGTTTAAAGTGATTGCTATAGACCAAGACATAGGAATTAATGATGTTATCAACTACAGCATTGAAA ATTCGACAACAGCTGGCCTGTTTAAAATCTCAAGCAACAATGGCATCATATCTGTGATGTCACCAATTGACAGAGAACTTGTTGGTGATACTGTTACCCTGACTGTAAAG GCCACTGAGTCTAAACCAAACATCCACGGGTCACAAGCCAGCACCACAGCAAATGTACTGATCAGCATCATTGACGTCAATGACAACGGGCCTGAGTTTTATAAGTGTGAAGGCCTCTCCTGTGTGAAAGCAAGCCACTTCACAGGAGAGGTCTTTGAACACGCACTGGGGTCCGTATCCATCAACATGACGGTCAAAGACCCCGATAAG ATGTCCCGCACTAAACTAATCCTGGAGGGAATTGACAAGGACGTGTTTTCTGTGGAACCTCAATATACGTCGTCAGATAGTATCGTTCAGCTGCTGGTCAAGCAGCCCAAACTGCTGGACTTTGAAGAGATAAAGCAAATAGTTCTGCAG GTGACTGCCATAGATGAAGATAAACCCACGTTCCACTCCACTGCTACAGTTACTATTTCCATCAAGGACACCAATGACAACAGCCCCAAGTTCCCACAAGACACTTATAAGCTGAATGTGTCTGAGCACTCTCAAAATGGGACGATAGTGGCCAATATCACT gcaGAGGATCCTGACACAATGGATCAAGGCAACATCACCTACAGACTTCTTCCAGACAGCAT ACGACTGTACTTTGACGTGGAGCCACAAACGGGCACAATTTATGTGAAAAACGCGACTCTGTTGGATCGCGAGGTCAGATCTCTGTATTCAGCGACTCTGGAGGCCAGAGACACAGACGGGAAGCCCGGCAACACAGTGCTGGAGATCACTGTGACCGATATCAATGACCAGAAGCCAGTCTTCAACAGAGACTCCTACCTGGTGTTtgtggaggaggggggacaGCTTGAAGTTAAGATTGAG GCGACTGATGCCGACGACTCTGATACAGAAAACAGCCAAATCGTGTATGGAATTATGCAGAGCAGGTACAGTGACAACTTCaccatcaacacaaacactggcgTGTTGAAAAACAATGGCGAGCTGGATCGAGAGGTCCTGGACCCGAAGCTGAATGGGAGGATCGAACTCAACGTAACTGCTACTGACAAAGGAACTCCCCCGTTGTCCTCTATGGTCCCAGTTATTATCAATGTAGAG gaTATCAATGATAATGTTCCGCAATTTGAGGCCGTCTCTTATAATTTCTCTGttaaagaaggagaaagag GTGCATACGTGGGCTCTGTCTATGCTGAGGATTTGGACCAAACGACAGACTTCAATCGCATTTCTTTCAGCATAATCGAAGGAAGCTTCGGCAGCTTCATCATTCACACCTTCGCAGACGAGAGGGGCTACAGGGGGAACATCACCGTGGACCCCGACATTGAATTGGACTATGAGAGCGCTCGGAAGCAATTCAGACTGAGGGTAGAGGCAATAGATTTTGAGCAAAAGAAAGCTGTAACGACGGTGGAGGTGTACGTGCTGGACGTGAACGACGAGAGGCCTGAGTTCACGCCCACGGTGCCTGTGACGGTGAAGGAGAACACCACTGTCAGTGGGGCTGTTGGGAGTTTCACAGGCCAGGACAAAGACGGAAATCACTCACTGGTTTACGAACTGGAATCCATCAAATGCAGATGCAACGGCTCTCTGATACCCTGCAGCTGGTTTATCCTCGATCCAACGGGGGAAGTCAGACTCAACCTGTCGTACACAGTGGACTATGAACAGTGTGACCAGGCGGTGATAGAGGTCCAGGTGGTGGACGAGTTCACTGAGAAGGGGGAAAACAACAGTGTTAAAACAG GACAAATGGTGATCAACATTGAAGACATCAACGACAACGCTCCTGAATTCATTCCCTCAAATTCTGTATTTG TTGTGGTGTCTGAAAGTGCAAGTAAAGGGACATCAGTTGCAGGAGTCACT GCTATAGATGGTGACTCTGGAGTTAACAGGCAGATTGACTTTAAAGTAACAGCAGTCCAGTTCGAAGACACCAACAATCACACAAGTAACATAAGGATGCTGTTTGAGGCCGTCACCACACAGCAGAAGGATATTTATGTTGGGATTATTCA AACTACTGAGGGACTAGAAATGTCACTGAAGGGGAAATATTTAGTAACGGTGACTGCAACTGATACTGGTGGCCTCTCCAGCAGCATCATACTGGAG aTTTTCTCAGTTGATGAATCGTATAAAGTCGAACTTCAGTTTACAAGAACCGTAGAGCAAGTTGAACAGGATCGTGATAAAATCATCAG GGCGCTCACTGCTGCCACCAATGCTGCTGTTGAAGTTGTTGCAATCAGGCCTGACACTGGTGACACATCCAG AGCTTCACCGATCACTGTGATGGTGGTGTATTTCGTCTACTCCAACGGGACAGCTCTCACCTCTAATGAAGTCGAGAGGATGGTCTCTGGTCCTCAGCATTATCCTGTACTGGCTGACCTTGGCCTCAGATACATT GGGCAACCTATTGTGATCCAACCAGAAGTAGATCCTGTGAAGTACATTCTGCTGGGGATGGTGGGAGGCCTCATCATCATGCTGGCGGTCCTCACCACCTCTCTCATGTGCACCCGCAGAAG CTACAGGAGGAAGCTAAAGGCAGCTAAAGCTATGAATTCTGCGTCCATGGTGACGTCTGACAACCAAAAGGGTGGCGCTGTGGTGCCTGGAACCAACAAGTACACCatggaggg AGCCAATCCTGTTCTCAACCTGCACATGGTCCTGGACTTGGACGAGGCGAGCTCAGATGTGGACAAAGTCAG tCTCAATTCCCTCGACTACACTGATGACATGGACCTTCCTGGaaatcatataaaaacaaacatg CTGATGatcgaggaggaagaggaagaggaggaggaggacagcggACCACCAGAGTACATTGAGCCTCTGGGTGCAGCGCTGGCCCAGCGGGGACAGAAGAGAGACCAACCTCAGATGGGTTTTAGTAACCCAGCCTTCAGCACCACAGACCTGTGA